The Zingiber officinale cultivar Zhangliang chromosome 9A, Zo_v1.1, whole genome shotgun sequence genome window below encodes:
- the LOC122019945 gene encoding endoglucanase 9-like yields the protein MSMYGRDPWGGPLEISHADSATDDDRSRNLDLDRAALSMTSRQLDETQQSWLLAGPGDQGKKKKKYVDLGCLIVSRKLFLWTVGAIVATAALAGLITLIVKTVPRHHRPRPPPDNYTLALHKALMFFNAQRSGPIPKHNNVSWRGNSGMKDGISDPSHGKSLVGGFYDAGDAIKFNFPSSFAMTMLSWSVIEYSAKYEAAGELGHVKEIIKWGVDYLLKTFNSSADTIDRIAAQVGQGDTSGGTSTTPNDHYCWMRPEDIDYPRPVLECHSCSDLAAEMAAALASASIVFKDNKAYSQKLVHGAATLFKFSREQRGRYSGGGSDAAIFYNSTSYWDEFVWGGAWMYLATGNSSFLQLATHPTLAKHAGAFWGGPDYGVLSWDNKLTGAQVLLSRLRLFLSPGYPYEEILRTFHNQTGIIMCSYLPIFNTFNRTKGGLIQLNHGRPQPLQYVVNAAFLAALYSDYLEASDSPGWYCGPNFFPTGVLRDFARTQIDYILGKNPRKMSYVVGFGGRYPKHVHHRGASIPKNGVKSSCKGGWKWRDTKKPNPNTVVGAMVAGPDRHDGFHDVRTNYNYTEPTLVGNAGLVAALVALSGEASGVDKNTMFSAVPPMFPNPPPPPTAWKP from the exons ATGAGTATGTACGGGCGTGATCCGTGGGGCGGGCCGTTGGAGATCTCGCACGCCGACTCGGCCACCGACGATGACCGGAGCCGGAACCTGGACCTGGACCGGGCGGCGCTGTCGATGACGTCGCGGCAACTGGACGAGACGCAGCAGAGCTGGCTCCTCGCCGGGCCCGGCGAccaggggaagaagaagaagaagtacgtCGACTTGGGGTGCCTCATCGTCAGCCGCAAGCTCTTCCTCTGGACCGTCGGCGCGATCGTTGCCACCGCCGCGCTAGCCGGCCTCATCACGCTCATCGTCAAAACTGTGCCGCGCCACCACCGGCCCCGTCCGCCGCCGGACAACTACACCCTCGCGCTCCACAAGGCCCTCATGTTCTTCAACGCACAGCGAT CTGGACCGATTCCGAAGCACAACAACGTGTCATGGAGGGGGAACTCCGGGATGAAGGATGGCATCTCGGATCCGTCCCACGGGAAGAGCCTTGTGGGAGGATTCTACGACGCCGGCGACGCCATCAAGTTCAACTTCCCTTCTTCCTTCGCCATGACCATGCTTAGCTGGAGCGTGATCGAGTACAGTGCCAAGTACGAGGCCGCCGGCGAGCTCGGCCATGtcaaggagatcatcaagtggGGCGTCGACTACCTCCTCAAGACCTTCAATTCCTCAGCTGACACAATCGATCGCATCGCTGCCCAG GTTGGGCAAGGAGACACTTCCGGCGGTACAAGTACAACTCCAAACGACCACTATTGCTGGATGAGACCGGAGGACATCGATTACCCAAGGCCGGTCCTCGAGTGCCACAGTTGTTCCGACCTCGCCGCCGAGATGGCGGCTGCTCTGGCTTCAGCATCCATCGTCTTCAAGGACAACAAGGCCTACTCTCAGAAGCTCGTCCACGGCGCTGCCACACTCTTCAAGTTCTCAAGAGAGCAAAGGGGGCGGTACAGTGGCGGCGGCTCCGACGCAGCAATCTTCTACAATTCCACTAGCTACTGGGACGAATTCGTGTGGGGTGGCGCGTGGATGTACCTCGCCACCGGCAATTCGTCCTTCCTTCAGCTGGCCACCCACCCGACGCTCGCAAAGCATGCCGGCGCTTTCTGGGGTGGACCGGACTACGGAGTCCTCAGTTGGGACAACAAGCTGACTGGTGCTCAA GTACTTCTCAGTAGATTGAGATTGTTCTTGAGCCCAGGGTACCCTTATGAAGAAATCCTGAGAACTTTCCACAACCAGACTGGAATCATCATGTGTTCTTACCTTCCAATCTTCAACACTTTCAACAGAACAAAAG GAGGCTTGATACAGCTAAACCATGGAAGGCCTCAGCCCCTGCAGTACGTCGTCAATGCAGCTTTCCTCGCAGCTCTCTACAGCGACTACCTTGAAGCCTCCGATTCTCCAGGGTGGTACTGCGGCCCGAACTTCTTCCCCACCGGAGTCCTCCGCGACTTTGCGCGAACCCAG ATCGACTACATCCTTGGGAAGAACCCCCGGAAGATGAGCTACGTCGTCGGATTCGGTGGGCGGTACCCGAAGCACGTTCATCACCGCGGCGCCTCGATTCCGAAGAACGGGGTGAAGTCCAGCTGCAAAGGGGGGTGGAAGTGGAGGGACACGAAGAAGCCGAACCCGAACACCGTCGTCGGAGCGATGGTTGCGGGCCCTGACAGGCATGACGGGTTCCACGATGTCCGGACAAACTACAACTACACGGAGCCGACGCTTGTGGGCAACGCCGGTTTAGTCGCCGCCCTGGTGGCTCTGTCCGGGGAGGCCAGTGGAGTGGACAAGAACACCATGTTCTCGGCTGTCCCGCCGATGTTTCCGAACCCTCCGCCGCCGCCGACGGCGTGGAAGCCATGA